The following coding sequences lie in one Notolabrus celidotus isolate fNotCel1 chromosome 6, fNotCel1.pri, whole genome shotgun sequence genomic window:
- the LOC117813989 gene encoding serine-rich adhesin for platelets-like, translating to MREKSGAFPAWKVLLFGMCVLLLLCSAGLVFLLVRQKELTGELGRLDAQVQVLWQSCMLQGGIKPTEHGETGWEKELLRNKRNLEGEMTQSQEEKDMLMLMTYSMVPIKTFMDLCNSSRGICLTGPPGPPGLQGRPGLPGLQGVPGPEGRRGRKGPPGEKGERGPKGDPGPLRLKGETYNDILIEGPPGPRGPPGPPGPACPALYCQEARQKTAREKIHQTDMSQDSSTSPGTENFNKTDTESTRNLATIKTVSQTTLPSANKTDLLYVTDSEELPETTIGSSETVSIPAENINITMNHSNTDNVTETPITFLTALLPPDLSESSQTSDGSRNNKDMRRESVSPGSDYRHNTGIKTSTGSLTEASLSLLPVLPTPNPAHTARGGFDVSGSENLQDTHKESESVPRHKDDDHDTLRDSSRVKGTPGSFMTATVSADKNSDAFSKSGTVIDRHVKSDSRNSFKDRKRPKTGGNKKRAKTVVSAVSPSHSTMDIVRDVSTVTESMTLLHAKEESVSSGKEDSNEDLNESSTVDDAKSWMRLLRESLSAFIKVEAFNNSGTSEDTTTKSDFTDSPNINHEPKFPTNNRWTATVSPTTHPANDRRDTFSFTDSSKFTESTMGSAEIPMVHQENNDDYILNDSNTKNVTETPIKLITGILPPVMTEKSDTFDGSGKISDTPIKRESVPRRKDDNHDTLSDSSRVTGTPGSFMTATVSADKNSDAFSKSGTVIDRRVKSESPKDKSNNTSNVTKREKTTEASSQASTVSLSVGSAQKNDAFNNSGNIINTAMSSDNLHQLQLNNKTNTTTNEGWTKAVSPTTHPANDRRDTFSFTDSSKFTESTMGSECSIKSIRCSEKATEMQSTFGAWMSDASELDGGRYWLADHFSGRLLMEYRDVSTFPKTSDRNIDLKKFYQGCGHVVYKRKFYFHNAGTNRLIKFDLNTRRTQTLIMANSRYNNLTYLLRNSKTYFKFAVDDNGLWVIFASSTDDNTMVAKLDPDTFTVESVINTHYPTAKAGNAFIVCGLLYFTDVSDRTVTYAFDLLNKSPQDASFELRPADGILTMLSYYPNKKLLYMWDNSSVKTCKVKLKVH from the exons ATGAGGGAGAAGAGTGGAGCTTTTCCTGCATGGAAAGTGCTTCTCTTTGGgatgtgtgtgctgctgctcctgTGCTCAGCAGGTTTAGTGTTTCTGCTGGTTCGACAGAAAGAGCTGACGGGGGAGCTTGGCAGGCTGGACGCCCAGGTGCAGGTGCTGTGGCAGAGCTGCATGCTGCAGGGTGGAATCAAGCCCACGGAGCACGGGGAGACTGGATGGGAGAAGGAGCTCCTTCGCAACAAGAGAAACCTGGAGGGAGAGATGACACAAAGCCAAGAAGAGAAGGACATGCTGATGCTGATGACCTACTCTATGGTCCCT atcaaaaCCTTCATGGATCTGTGTAACAGCTCCAGAGGAATTTGTTTAACAG GCCCACCTGGACCACCAG GTTTGCAAGGTAGACCTGGTTTACCAGGACTGCAGGGTGTGCCCGGGCCTGAGGGGAGACGAGGGAGGAAAG GACCCCCTGGTGAAAAAGGAGAACGTGGACCTAAAGGAGACCCTGGGCCTCTGCGACTGAAAGGCGAGACCTATAATGACATTCTCATTGAGG GTCCTCCTGGTCCGAGAGGTCCACCTGGCCCACCTGGCCCAGCCTGCCCTGCTTTGTACTGTCAAGAAGCGAGACAGAAGACTGCCAGAGAAAAAATCCATCAGACCGACATGTCGCAGG aTTCATCTACTTCTCCCGGCACAGAGAACTTCAATAAAACTGACACAGAGAGCACCAGAAACTTGGCAACTATAAAGACTG tgtcacaaACTACACTTCCATCTGCAAACAAAACAGATCTACTGTACGTGACTGACTCTGAAGAACTTCCAGAAACCACCATCGGAAGCTCAGAAACTG TGTCGATTCCTGCAGAGAATATTAACATCACCATGAATCACTCCAACACAGACAATGTTACAGAGACACcaataacatttttaacag CCCTTCTACCTCCAGACCTGAGTGAAAGCAGTCAAACCTCAGatggcagcagaaacaacaaGGACATGAGAAGAG AGTCAGTGTCACCTGGTTCGGACTACAGACACAACACAGGGATTAAAACCAGCACTGGCAGTCTAACAGAGGCATCTCTAAGTTTATTACCAG TGTTACCAACGCCCAATCCAGCTCATACAGCCAGAGGTGGTTTTGATGTCAGTGGCTCTGAGAATCTTCAAGACACTCACAAAGAATCTG AATCTGTCCCTCGCCATAAAGATGACGACCATGACACTCTGAGGGACTCCAGCAGAGTAAAGGGGACACCAGGAAGCTTTATGAcag CTACAGTGTCTGCTGACAAAAACAGTGATGCCTTCAGTAAGAGTGGAACTGTTATCGATAGACACGTGAAAAGTG ACTCTCGAAATTCATTCAAGGACAGAAAAAGGCCCAAGACAGGCGGCAACAAAAAaagggcaaaaactg TCGTTTCTGCAGTGTCACCATCACACAGTACAATGGACATCGTCAGAGATGTTTCTACTGTCACTGAGTCCATGACACTTCTTCATGCCAAAGAGGAATCAG TGTCATCTGGCAAAGAAGACAGCAACGAAGACCTGAATGAGTCCAGCACAGTAGATGATGCAAAGTCATGGATGAGATTATTAAGAG AGTCACTTTCTGCTTTCATAAAAGTTGAAGCATTTAATAACAGTGGAACCTCTGAAGACACCACGACAAAGAGTG ACTTTACAGATTCACCCAACATCAACCATGAACCGAAATTTCCCACTAACAACAGATGGACAGCAACTG TATCACCAACAACACATCCAGCCAATGACAGAAGAGATACATTCAGTTTTACAGACTCTAGTAAATTTACAGAATCAACCATGGGATCTG CAGAGATACCGATGGTTCATCAAGAGAACAACGACGACTACATCTTGAATGACTCTAACACAAAAAATGTCACAGAGACACCAATCAAACTAATCACAG GAATTCTACCTCCAGTCATGACTGAAAAGAGTGACACCTTCGATGGCAGTGGAAAGATCTCTGATACACCCATAAAAAGAG AATCTGTCCCTCGCCGTAAAGATGACAACCATGACACCCTGAGTGACTCCAGCAGAGTAACAGGGACACCAGGAAGCTTTATGACAG CTACAGTGTCTGCTGACAAAAACAGTGATGCCTTCAGTAAGAGTGGAACTGTTATCGATAGACGCGTGAAAAGTG AGTCTCCCAAAGACAAAAGTAACAACACCTCAAACGTTACCAAACGAGAGAAAACTACAGAGGCATCAAGTCAAGCATCAACAG TCTCACTTTCTGTGGGCTCGGCTCAAAAGAATGATGCATTCAATAACAGCGGGAATATTATCAACACAGCCATGTCAAGTG ATAATTTACATCAACTCCAGTTGAATAATAAGACCAATACAACAACCAATGAGGGATGGACAAAAGCAG TATCACCAACAACACATCCAGCCAATGACAGAAGAGATACATTCAGTTTTACGGACTCTAGTAAATTTACAGAATCAACCATGGGATCTG AGTGCAGTATTAAATCTATCAGATGTTCGGAGAAAGCCACAGAGATGCAGAGTACGTTTGGAGCCTGGATGTCAGATGCATCTGAGCTGGATGGAGGTCGATACTGGCTGGCCGATCATTTTTCAG GTCGGCTTTTAATGGAGTACAGGGATGTTTCCACTTTTCCAAAGACAAGCGACAGAAACATAGACCTCAAGAAGTTTTACCAGGGCTGTGGTCATGTTGTTTACAAACGGAAATTCTACTTTCACAACGCAGGAACGAACAGACTGATAAA GTTTGACCTGAACACCAGGAGAACACAGACTCTGATCATGGCAAACAGCAGATACAACAACCTGACATATCTTCTCCGCAACTCAAAGACATACTTCAAGTTTGCTGTGGATGACAACGGGCTCTGGGTCATTTTCGCATCAAGCACAGATGATAACACGATGGTGGCGAAGCTTGACCCTGACACGTTCACTGTGGAGTCAGTCATTAACACTCACTACCCCACAGCTAAAGCAGGAAATGCTTTCATTGTATGTGGGTTGCTGTATTTCACAGACGTCAGCGACAGGACGGTGACGTACGCCTTTGACTTACTGAACAAAAGTCCCCAGGATGCAAGTTTTGAGTTGAGACCTGCTGATGGCATCTTGACTATGCTGTCGTATTATCCCAACAAAAAGCTTTTGTACATGTGGGACAACAGCAGCGTGAAAACCTGCAAAGTGAAACTCAAAGTGCACTGA